Within the Acidihalobacter prosperus genome, the region TGGGCGCCGTATAGGCGATGTCGGTGCCGTAATAGGCCGGAACATAGTAGGTGTTGAGCAGGTTGTCGACGCTGGCATGCAGGGTCAGGGCACGGCTGAGGTGCACGCGCAGGCTGAGGTTGCCGAGCACGTACGGGTCCAGCGTCTGGCCGCTGATGTCGTTGCGGCGACCGGTCCAGATCCAGTCGCTGCCCAGCAGCCAGGTGCCGGCGTCGTAGGCCAGGCGCGCGCGGTAGCTGTGCGAGGCGCGGCGCAACAAGCGCTGGCCGGTGGTGAGATTGAGCGGATCCTGCCAGGTCGCATCCACCGCCGCGTCGAAGCCGGCGAGGCGCCAGAACCAGCCCGCAGTCACCCCGCGGATGCGCGCTTGCTGCACGTTGCGGTTCTGGTAGCGGTAGGTGCCGGGGTTCACCAGGACCGTCTCGATCAGGTCGTCGATACGCTGCTGGTAGGCCGACACGTGCAACCTTCCGGCCGCGCCGAAGGCCGTGCTCAAATCCGCCTGCACGCTGCGCGAGGTCTCTGGCTTGAGCGCCGGATTGCCGCCGTAGCCGTAGAGATCGTTGAAGGTCGGCGCGCGATAGCCGGTGCCCGTGGAGACATCGAGCGTGGTGTCCGCGCCGAGGCGGTAGCCCAGTCCCACGTTCCAGGTGTCGTGACCGCCGAACTGGCTGTCGTCCGTGCGCCGCGCCGCCGTGGTCAGGCGCCAGGCACCGAACTGCTGCTGCCATTCGGCATAGCCGGCGTCGGTGCGACGGTAATCGTTATAGGCCGAGCCGTAGCTCAGGCTTGCGGCATGGGTGCGCGCGCGGCTCGCGCCGAACAGCCAGTGGACCCCGCCGCCCGCATAGGCAAGCTCGGCATGCAGGGCATTGCGGGTGCTGTGCGCGAAATCGTAGGCCGAGGGGTTATAGCTTTCGGGCTGGTCCTGATTCAACGTGTTGCGCGTCTGTTCGACCCCGCCCCTGAGCCGCCAACCACCACCCAGCGGCAGCCCGGCGCGCAGCGCGGCGGTCTGGTGCAGATAGCGCTGCGAGGCCAGCGAGAGTGGCGAATATGGCGGGTAGCCGACGGCATAGGCGCCGCGCCCCCGGCTCTGCCACAGGTCGGCGCGCAGGTCCGCGCCGTGGGCGTGCGCGTCGGCATAGGCGCTCAGCGTGCGGTTGCTGTAGGGCGCCGGCTGGTCCAGACCGGCGACCGGCGGCGTACCGGCGGTATGCTCGCCACTGACGGTGGCGCCCGCGGCGGCATGGCGGCCGGCGGCGTGCACCCCGAGCGAGCCGGTGCGCGTGCCCCAGCCGCCGGCGGCGGCCGACAGATGGCCGCCTACCCCGGCCGGCTGGCGGGTGATGATGTTGACCACGCCGCCGATGGCATTGGAGCCCCACAGCGTCGACAGCGGCCCCTGCACCACCTCGATGCGCTCGATGTCGGCCGCAGGGATGTCCGCCCACGGCGCACCGCCGCTGGTCGAATCGTTGAGCGGCACGCCGTTGACCAGCACCTTGACCATGTTGCTGTTGGTGCCCTGCAGGAATACCGAGGTGAGCTGCCCGGGGCCGCCGCTGGCCACCACGTCGAAACCCGGATAGAAACGCAGCACGCCGGCCGCGGTGGCCGCACCGCTGGCCTCGATCTGGCTGCGGCCGATGACCCGCGTCGGCACCACGGCATCGCTCGCCGGCTGCTCGAATCGGGTAGGCGTGATGACCAGCACCGGCGGCTGGCCGGCCGCCTGCGCGGCCTGCAGGGTGGACAGCAATGCCAGACCGGCACTGCCGATGAAAACGCAACGATGACGCATGGTGGCCCTCCGCGCACCTGATTGGGGGAAGTTCGCGGAGAGCACGGGGTTGCGCCGGGACAAGGTGCCGGCGGCATTCCCCTGTCGCCCGCCGCGACCGGAACGTAGACGCCAGGGCCGGTCTCCGGGCTGATGGGCGCGATGCGACGCATCGCGGCGAACCGCCTTCCCATGCGCAAGCGCACAGTGGCCAGTGTGGTGTCGCCTTGACCCAATCACCGTTGCGGGGGCAGCGCCGGACTGGTCCTTACGGACGCACCGGCTTCCC harbors:
- a CDS encoding TonB-dependent receptor plug domain-containing protein; this encodes MRHRCVFIGSAGLALLSTLQAAQAAGQPPVLVITPTRFEQPASDAVVPTRVIGRSQIEASGAATAAGVLRFYPGFDVVASGGPGQLTSVFLQGTNSNMVKVLVNGVPLNDSTSGGAPWADIPAADIERIEVVQGPLSTLWGSNAIGGVVNIITRQPAGVGGHLSAAAGGWGTRTGSLGVHAAGRHAAAGATVSGEHTAGTPPVAGLDQPAPYSNRTLSAYADAHAHGADLRADLWQSRGRGAYAVGYPPYSPLSLASQRYLHQTAALRAGLPLGGGWRLRGGVEQTRNTLNQDQPESYNPSAYDFAHSTRNALHAELAYAGGGVHWLFGASRARTHAASLSYGSAYNDYRRTDAGYAEWQQQFGAWRLTTAARRTDDSQFGGHDTWNVGLGYRLGADTTLDVSTGTGYRAPTFNDLYGYGGNPALKPETSRSVQADLSTAFGAAGRLHVSAYQQRIDDLIETVLVNPGTYRYQNRNVQQARIRGVTAGWFWRLAGFDAAVDATWQDPLNLTTGQRLLRRASHSYRARLAYDAGTWLLGSDWIWTGRRNDISGQTLDPYVLGNLSLRVHLSRALTLHASVDNLLNTYYVPAYYGTDIAYTAPTRSAMIGLRYDFGST